A genomic segment from Hevea brasiliensis isolate MT/VB/25A 57/8 unplaced genomic scaffold, ASM3005281v1 Scaf81, whole genome shotgun sequence encodes:
- the LOC131177758 gene encoding uncharacterized protein LOC131177758: MGLRTVKFITGLVDFMPAQEEDPPPPIFSSLLSSPLFFFFLSPVTGRRPPKRLPTRPVTLRRRPDHQKRRQEREKREKTRAQWAAAFRRDSGFIRRPIEAIQVALESLFRELSFDTNFAANGGRMSEIWRREVSGFSSFFIRSRTIRPLDRRSENTYGLRKGGGTWWYDQIRQMSPATGGRPPCAVVPAVAPVGYGDDSTSRGFLINFWNF, from the exons ATGGGTTTGAGAACAGTAAAGTTTATTACGGGCCTCGTAGactttatgccggcccag GAGGAGGACCCCCCCCCTCccattttctcttctctcctctcctcccctctcttcttcttctttctttctccggtgaccggccggagACCTCCCAAGCGGCTCCCCACCCGGCCGGTGACCCTCCGACGACGGCcagaccaccagaaacggcggcaagagagggagaagagagagaaaacgcgtgCACAGTGGGCGGCTGCTTTCCGGCgtgattccggcttcatccgacgtccgattgaggcgattcaggtggcgttggaaagcttgttccgagagctttcttttgataccaattttgcagcaaatggaggtcggatgagtgagatatggaggagagaagtttcgggtttttcaagctttttcatcagatctaggacgatccgaccgttggatcgacgatccgagaacacctatggactgaggaaggggggaggaacatggtggtatgatcagatccggcaaatgtcgccggcgaccggcggccggccaccgtgcgcggtggttccggcggtggctccggtgggctatggagatgattcaacttccagaggcttcctcataaatttttggaatttttga